AGAGGGACTATTTTCGTATCTGCGCCCGTATCACAAACTGATCCACGCCGCCGAAGCGGTATTTGTAGATTTCGTCGCCGCGCATCATATCGAAGGTGGTGCGGCCGCGCTCGATGGCCCATTGGATGAGATAGGCCAGCAGCACCCAGCCGGGGGAGAGTTCCTGAAATTTGAAATTGATCCCAGAATTGTAGACCCAAATCTGATTATCGTAGTCGAAATTGAGATAAGCGGCGGCCTTCTCGCCCCCTACGATGAGAAAAGCCAGTTGCAGCCATCCGGCGCGGAAGGCGGTATGCACGGCGGCGCGCATTTGCCCGCTCATCACATCGGTGAGAAATTTTTCTTTTTCGGGGTCGTAAGCCATAAGCGTCATGAAGGCGTCAATTTCATCGTCGAGTTGGGCTTCATCTTCGACGATATACCACTCAACGGGGGCGTAAAAGCCCTCGGCGCGGCGTAGTTTGCGGCGGATCTCGCGGCGTTGTTTGCCCTGGATGCTCTCTAGGTAGGCCTCCCAACTTTCGGCCAGGGGGATGCGCGGTGCGGGTTGAATTTGCTCTTGGGTGTAGTGCAACCCCCGTTGGCGCGCGCCAGCTTCGAGCAAGGTCAGAATATC
The window above is part of the Chloroflexota bacterium genome. Proteins encoded here:
- a CDS encoding GNAT family N-acetyltransferase — protein: MQLQIIHTPTEFNALASEWNTLLAQSANNIPFLRHEYLTTWWNTLGGGEWAQGELYIIIGRDEAGSLQGIAPLFLHEKTVMFIGSHEISDYLDFIAPADQLEPFIAAVLDHFMSDTAPIWDVFDLYNLVEGTDILTLLEAGARQRGLHYTQEQIQPAPRIPLAESWEAYLESIQGKQRREIRRKLRRAEGFYAPVEWYIVEDEAQLDDEIDAFMTLMAYDPEKEKFLTDVMSGQMRAAVHTAFRAGWLQLAFLIVGGEKAAAYLNFDYDNQIWVYNSGINFKFQELSPGWVLLAYLIQWAIERGRTTFDMMRGDEIYKYRFGGVDQFVIRAQIRK